The genomic interval gtcaagagttgccaacgtggtttggcacgtgacggaaagcaaactaaaaacaaacacctgcttgtgtgttggaaacgtgatctcctgagacacgcgtatGAATGGAAGCCCTGCTGAGACCCCCGTTGAGACCCCTGCTGTGTCTAGCGTCTTCGGtcattcaattttctattttctattttctattcatgttagaaatagaaaagcgaacagcgcgttcaagtttctagttttgagcacataggtgcctaaaaatcaaactttaaaagataaatctaaagattacaagaatcaaacatcaaaagatgaaaaccattttacaaaagaatatggaaaattaaaaattaaaaattaaaaaattaaaataatatttaataaacacaaaatttttaaacaaaaatgcaagtaaaaaattaaatattaaaaattaaaaattaaaaattaattaaaaaattaactaaaattgaaaattgaaaaatgaaaacatgaaaattgaaatgtagaaaattaaatggtcGGACCATCCATTGACCGGGGAGCTCCAGGAAGACCACATGAGCATCAATGCGCTGAATCCAACCGGTTCTGCACGCATCGTTCAATTTTTGCCTGACATTTCCTGGAAAAGTGACATTCACAGCTTTATTCAAGAAAACGCTGCCATTTCGCTGACAGTCTAAAGAATCTGGCTGTCTCTCCTATGCACAATTCTGTATTCTGGAACTCCTGTATCTTGCAGGCTGACACCACTGCAAGATTTAGCCGATATGCAGCACAGTTAACGTAGATGGCCGTAGGAGCCTACGTTTGCACAACAGCTCTACACCCTGACCGCATACCAGCCATATTCGAACTACCATTGTAGCACTGACCTTGCAGGTCAGAATTAGGGAGACAGGCGACAAGATTACAGACACTGCAGTATGGTAGTAGCCAGTACTTTTCCAGTGATTCTCTCTACTCCCACAAAGCTATTGAACGTTTCATTATCATCGTTGTTCAGAACATAACGTATACATATTGAGCATTGCTCCTTGTTCGAAATGTCTGTTACTTCGTCAGCAGTGATTGAGAAAAACTGTTACTGAGACTGTACCAAAACCGTGCGCGGATACATCTAGGTActaccttaattaactaacgaGTTGAGAATCAGAAGTCGACGACAGCTGAGGGGGTTCAATGGAACCCATTCAACCTCCCCTGAATCCGCCTATGCCAGGTGTGCTCactagagcactaagagctgctccagttggaccatgttacaccatgTTACACCTATTATCCTagatggttccagttgctgatccgttggtcttacaagataattggacattaaccattgctccacccgtttctctttgatatgcaaaggTATCATCTTTTCGTTTCGCtcgtaggaagggcttagataatttaataaacagaaatgccagacctagcggtttctaacgataccaagatcatcgcAAAAGTACaaaaaaacagcagagatattgatgattttcaaagttcacacttatggggaacagacagtaacTCATTCTACATCTGAAGAGCACTGCACATAGATCTCTACAAACCACGTCAACTAAGTTAGAGACCCAAGCCGCTGGACGGTGCTGTACCTGTGGTAGGTGAAAGCATAATCCTCTTGCAATTGCAGACGCTGCGACAGCGAGCCGCCAAAAGAGACTGCCGGTTGAGTCCAAGTGCCTGCGTATTACAGTGcgtgatggtgattggctCCCGTTCAGGTACGCGTTTCCAAGCGTGACGCCGATTGGTTCATTTCGATCCTCCTCGATCCTGCTGCTTACGGTCACATCTTGGGAGGCCCAAGGTGGTAGCTGTTGAGTCTCTCTAGACTTGCTACTTGCTAGTCTACGATCCACTAAGTTGAAAGTAAAGACTatagcctggttcacaatattgacgccgacgtcgacgtcaacgcGGCGTCGTGACGTCCAGGTGGACGTCGTATTGATGTataatgaatcctattccagcgtcgacgtcggcgtcaacatcaaaggatgccgccgacgtcaaggcggtttctttgaagtttgacgctcaactcagcgtcggcgtcatattgtgaaccaggcttaagtgGCGCGGCGTCAACGCGACGTCAACGCGGCGTCATGACGTCGGAATAGAGCaaagttctattccagcgtcaaaaACCGGAAGTGGTCAGCGTCAAATGTAATCACGTGGGCATTTTTAGCGAATTAGCAGAGCTGTAAGCATCCCGGATTTAGTTTCCCGCTAGAATGGAAGAAACATTGATTGAGGCTGTGAGGCAGCAGACTGCCATTTGGCAGATAACTTCCCGCTCCTACAGAGACATTAGAGTTAAGGAGAACGCATGGAAGGAAGTTGCCAGGGAATTGGACATCTCCGTTGAGCTGGCAATGAAGAAATGGAAGTCTCTCGGAGACAGATTTGTAAGGGAGCTGAAAAAACCACGCACCGTGTCTCTGGTGACAGTGGACCACCAACTACTTCCTCGTGGAAGTATTTTGAGATTTTGATGTTCCTGGCTGACACGATGAAGCACCAACAGTGAGTCAATCTATACTACATCCATCTGCTGTTCTTTCCACATATATAAGTTGGCTTATAACCTGTCTGCAGCTCGATGCCTTTTGTGTATGCCCTCTGCTTGcctttctgtccgtctgtctacgaatctggttgtttctgtttctgtgtgtctatgtgctTCCCTGCATGGGCATGTAtatgtctgctgtctgtcactgtgtttatCTAGaggtgtgtctatctgtctgtatgtctgcctttCTAGTTTCTGCCTTTCCAGTTGCTATTTGGCAATTTTCGTATCTAAGATGTAGGTGTAGATAACTGTGTAGAATAATATATGATTGCCGGAATCAAATTCTAGTACTGACACAAACTTTTCTTTGGCAACATATGGAGAGGTCGGGACATGTCTTTCAGAGACAGATGACCAAAggtaatgataataataacaaccaaacaacaataataataatacacacaacatatatttgaacAGATTTGCACTACGTCCATACTGCTACATATGCAATGAAACACTAAGCACTGAAACTAGAGTGTTTGTGCTAGCAACATCTGCTATAAATGCAATAAGATACTAATAAGGGTATTAGAGAAAACTATTTGTAAGCAAAGAAAGTTACTAATGAGTTTGTGAACTAGGCAGCTAGTGGCCACAGCTTGCTCGATGCCTTCTtcatatttgtatttgttgtgtatcCTCTCAAGCACATGACCGCAGATCTAATAAGAGCATAGCAGATTCTGGAGCGAAGCCAGTTTGACTGTCATGTTGTATGTGGAATGAAGCGTTTCACCTAACATTGATGCAAAATGCTTCaaggtgtttgtgtttgtaagcAGCTTACTGCATCGTCCTGTGCATGAGAATACTATAGGTGTAAAAGACGCATGCTCTATCTGTCGAATTCATTCTTCATATTTTCCGTGCTGGCTCActtgccaggttggtgggcgcccagatgggggtaaagaccccacttgcccatcatgaaGGGgtataacgacacataataaataataataataacaacaataattacaGTAGGAAACAAGAATAAAACTACCGCATCTGCTCTGTGGCATTCATTTGTTATGAGTGCTTTTGTTTGAAATATTATAGCTGTATCAGAGATGGGTGCTCTGCCATGGAACATGATCTTGACAAATCATCATCTAGCCAACCTTCCTCTTACCAATGTGACAACCAAACTTCTCACCATCCTAACTCTAGTCAAACATCATCATCCCCGTCTCTAGATTCTTTCTCtacccctccccctcccccgtCCTCTGATCTCCCATCCTCTGATCTCCCATCTAAAAGAGGCAAAAGGGTGAAGAGAGGCTATGATGAAGTTGACGAAGCTATCATCCATCATTTCCAAACCAAAAAAAAACCATATGGATGAGGATCATCATTTTGGACTGCATGTTGCAGCCAGGCTACGGAAATTGGACGGACGAAGGAAAGCCTTAGCTACAATGAAAGTACACCAAGCGCTAACAGAAGTTGAATACGATCTATACTTCAGTCCCACACAGCAGCATGAACCTGCGAACAATTTGATTTTCCTTCCAGAACAGCACCCACAACAGCACAATACATCATCATCAATCTATACAGAGTTCCCAtccaacacatacacaacctGAGCTCTCTACAGGCTGCTCACAAAcaggcttttttaaaagccattAATCGCTTCAAAGAGATTTGAATCTAAGCAAATAAGTAACTAAATACCCTTTCTAAAGGTAACTAAATACCCTTTCTTTAAATGTTTCAAACTACTACCATGGTGGAATGAAGAAGTTGCAGTAGTGGAAAGCTATGACATTCATGCAATGTACATGAATGGCAACCAAAGCATAAGTTCTGCTCTCTCTGATCTATATTGTTGGCTTTTAGAAAAGCCGGTTTGTGGCTTTTagaaaagccggttttaaatTCACTCTATACATCTAGTGATAAGATGTTCGATGAATGTGATGGTACTGCCAATCAACTTGTCCTTGGGGAGACATGAAATAGTTGCTGAAGCACTCTTGTACTTCGGCTGCTGATTGACTACATCTATTGCTCCCAACTTGCCCTACTCTTTCTAATCCCCCTTCAGCCCTTACTTCAGCCCTCCAACTTCCTTCCACTACATTCCCTACACTATCTTCTGCATCGCTAAAATTAACTGGGCAATAGACTGTAGATTCGGTGATCCGTAGGAAATTATGGAGAGCAATGGCAGCTTTAGTAAAAGTTACTACATGTTCTGGTTGAGCGACGATAGGCTTTCTAAAAAGTTGCCACCTAGCTGTCCGAATTCCAAAAGAGTTTTCAATGATCCTTCGAGCTCAACTAAGACGGTAATTAAACACAGCCTTTGCATCTGGCAGATTCCTGCCTGGGTAGGGCCGAAGCATGTGTGTCCGTAGAGGAAATGCTTCGTCGCCTACAAATACATATGGAGCCCTTGTTGCTGTGCCAGGCAATTCTCTTGACGATGGCAATGAAAGGGTGCCAGACTCAAGTGCTTGCCCGAATGCTGACTGTGCAAGAACACCTCCATCACTATGCCGACCACTATCTCCTACATCAACTATTAGGAAGCGATAATGCGCATCGCAAACAGCCATAAGGACAATAGAGTGGGTCTCTTTATAATTGTAGTACACGGACCCAGCACCAGCTGGCGCTTGAATCAAAACATGTTTTCCGTCAATTGCTCCAATGCAATTCGGAGAATTCCAAATCTTTTCAAAATCAGTTGCTATTCCTTTCCACTCTTCTTCATTTGATGGTGCTTTAACATAGTGAGGTTGCAACACTTCCCAGAGTACAGTGCAAGTGTCTCTTATGATTCTGCAAACTGTCGAGCGACCAACTCTGAAATTAAAGGAAAAAGACACTTGAGAGCTTCCTGTTGCTAGATACCTCAATGTCATAGCCAACCTATGTAAAACACAGCAATCAATAGCCTCAAACACTCTAAATGCTCTAGGAGTCAAAAGCAGTTTCCATCGCACAAATACAGAaccaaccagacagacagataaacagatagacagacagacagacagacagacaaacaacctgTGAGAAGCAAACTTGCCGCTCTAAACTGGCAGTTTTCATCTCCTTGGACAGAGAGGGGCAAAGGATTTGCAGGGCCATCACAAGGGTACAGATAAACAGGACTCTGCAACAATACCTGAAATTCTGCCCATCATGATTTTAGGATTTACAGCCATTGTCTTGATTAAAGAATAGAGTAACCCGGATAAAGATAGGATGCTTGTTTGCAATTTTCAGTTTGGGTACCTCTATAttacaagcaagcacacacaagcataaaTGGCACGAAGTAGCACACCCAATCTggcagtaattaattaggaaagGACAAATATGCTGATTGAACACGTTTTAGATGCAAGCACAATAAGAGGTTTAATGCTTTTGCATGTACTTTCTCATCTCATGAAGTCATCCTAATACTACAGGTCTGATACTTGAATCTTTGACAGAATTTCTTGGTATATATCTACTATGCTAGGAAATGTAGTATGCATACCCAATCAGGATATTTCGTACAAATAAATACCTGATCTAccaaattttcaaaatattacaaTTTAGCATCAAATTCTCCCTCCAATATATTGAGTATTGTACCAGATTTCTTAGCATATCAGGTATTTGTACTAGACAACATACATACCACATTTCCTAGGACATCCAGTGTGGCGCCGTCCCAGATTTCCTGGCCTGCTACTGACAGAGTTAAATTAAAGTACCGGATTTCCTAGAGCTGTACTTATTCTtctaggcaggcaggcagacagacatacagacagacaggaaagcACAGAGTTCGAATTACAGTATAATGATCTACGATACCTTTCAGCTGGAGAGATTTCTGCTCTTGTTCCACTTTGGTAGGATCTTGTTGTTAGTGAAGGGGTCCCTTTCTCGACAAGACAATCGAACGTCTCCTTGGACATTCTCAAAAAACGGAAATGGCTTTCCGGGTCGTTACGGCGCAGTTCTTGTAGTAACTGGTGAAAATCACCTTGTTGGCGCCTTTGCTGAAATATTGGACGTACCCACATACGTCTTCGGTGTTTTGATTTGGCCTTCTTGCGTCTACGTCGCAAGTGAAGCAGCAAGAGAACATCATCATCGGAATCGTTGTCCATGACTGGCCACGCGTGCGCGATCTGACTCGATACTCCAGACCAACCTTGACGCGCAACTTCGTGACGTCCAAGATATTGTGAACAGGACGACGCTGACGTCGGCGTCACGACGTCGAGTTGACGACGACGTtggcgtcgacgtcggcgtcaatattgtgaactaggcttatCAGTCTGGTTGGTAGGCGTGACCTTGGATCACAATTGCACCCAGGGTGGTAGATGACATGCcaacaaaacattgcaacatttctGTTTTCCACTAGCAACTGCATTGGGTTTGCTTGTGTTTCGAAGGTTCCAGTGGGTTTTCGTAATCTGCAGTCGTGCTCTGCTGTCAAGTTGATTTTGTACCAAATTTTAGCTAACGGAGGTCATCTAATACTACATTCACTTTTGATTAGCAGCTTCCCTGACGTTTGGCTACTGTAAACGCATCAGTTCTTTGCTCAGACTGGGTTTCAGATTTCCCAACTATTGTTATGTGGATTCTTTCATCAAAACCCTAAAAACCCATATTCCTTGTGTTTCGTATAGACGTAGCCATATACGCGGTCTATAGAGCTCAAATAAATAGTTACTTAGTAGGCGAGTACGAACTACAAATGTCTACACGAATTCTAGCTATTCTGCCTGTCTCATGCAGCATTACCAGCTACGCATGCGTCGAATAAAACCCGGCCATGTTGTGTGTTTGGAACGTTTCATGCTGTGATTTCTACGGGTTTTACGAACTCGATCTACAGAAACCCACGCATAACACATGTTGAGTTAGATgggttttgtgtcacatttcctgtgtgtgttgttgactGACGTCACTGGATGTTTGCTGACTTGAGGAAGCAAGTACACAGGGACACACAGACTGGAGATTGACACACAGACTGGACGGATAGCTTGCTGGGTCGTCTGCAGACACACTGGCTGGAAAACAGATAgtcaacaaaaacacaagcaaattaaagaaatagacagataaaaaGATAAACATACTAGGAAATATGTAAAGAATTACTTACATCAAATGCAGTTTGTATGTACACCTGATTGTATGCGAATGAGTTGGAAGGAAAGTGTTGAAGACATGTAGTATTGTAAGCATACATGCATAAGTACTGAGTGGGGTAAACCTTAATCATTTTGTAAATCATCGTGTTTTGTATTGCAAATGCTTATTATAGATCATTGCATGCACAACTTGTCtattgcaatacatacacGTAACAGCCTATAGTCAGCAGTATTGCTTTTGCAGTCTAGTCTCTGACAAACACACGATGGAGAGTGTCataattgtagttgtttggAAAGTCATCACACTCAAATCGACCTGCTGGCGCATATTTGGGTCCAATTCCCCAATGATAGCCACTACGGTAAAAAGGAAAGTCTGTAAATCCTGCTGTTTGATGAGTAACAGCCCAAATATGAGTGGTTGCATCTGGAAGGTGTGCTGTATGTCCAGTCAACTTTTCAGTTTTTGAGCtaaaatacaatcaaatattaaaattgatttttaGTTACATTTTACACAAGATACGAACCTCCAGTCTGACACAGAGAAATGTTTCTTTCCATCATAAGCAGTTTgaataatatttctgttgtttgttttaaaatgAACGACTCTGTTGTGGTGGCttgttgtacagtaaaatCTCAACTCTTGTGCCCACCTACACATAACAATCagattggtcacgtgacataaaacacaaacatttttaattaactgaccCTGCAGATATTCCCATGTTGTTGAGCAGTTGATGTGAGTATCCATCAGGGCTGGTTGGCAATGCAGTAACGAGATCATATTTGGTTCCTcctctgtgtttgtatgcatacagCAGCATCCAACCACCTCCATCTGTTTTCATGTCACAGTAAGCCTGAACAAATATGGTGAGAAATGTGTCCATGTGCTTTGCTTTTGTGATCATACCTGAAAGGGACACGTAGCTCCTGGTGGCTGTATCCAGTAAATGCCGTTTTTTTCAACTCCTTGTTGTTTGAGGTGTTTGCATGATGCTCCAGGGTTGAAGTTTGAGCCCCATACATTGAAACAGCTATCAACTCCAACCCACTGAACACCATTGCATACCTAGAGACATACAACAATTActtactacacacacacacacacacacacacacacacacacacacacacacacacacacacacacacacacacacacacacacacacacacacacacacacacacacacagtgacacactcacacagttaattaaaaacaacaATGATGACAGTAGTTTTTAGAGGGAGACACCTCTATGAATCGTTTCTCGCTGTTCCAACGAAAAGTTTCATTTGAACATGGACTTGATGTGACAACCACTCGTATTTCTGAAGCTTCAAGTGCTCGTCTGTTCGAAATTACAGCTTCATCTGCACGTTGACCAGTAACAGCCAACGTGCAGACACTGATGTAAATGACAAACTTGAACATCGACGCACAACGTTATTCGTTCAACTGATGACGAGATGCTGCAAACGACGTAGTTTATACTACAGAAGCTAGTTATAGGGTGTGCCATTAGAGTGAGAAACAAGTGCAAAGTGATCATGATCATAGTTAAGTGCGAACTAGTTAAACAATTGCAAAGTGCTATATGGTTAGGTGCAAGTTCAAATTAAGTGACTAATGGGCATCACATGGTACTCAAAAGTGATGGATTATTAGTAGCACGTAACAATGAACACTTGCTCAAGACACCATTGGGTTAAAAGTaattgcattgtagtttgcatttgcTGGACATGAACCGGTCATGTAGGCCTATAGGGTGCACCACGGAGGGTAACTGTAAAGTTGCTAATGGCTGTAACACTCAACTAGTGCCCCGGGCATGAGCAAAGT from Corticium candelabrum chromosome 14, ooCorCand1.1, whole genome shotgun sequence carries:
- the LOC134189727 gene encoding uncharacterized protein LOC134189727, giving the protein MWVRPIFQQRRQQGDFHQLLQELRRNDPESHFRFLRMSKETFDCLVEKGTPSLTTRSYQSGTRAEISPAERLAMTLRYLATGSSQVSFSFNFRVGRSTVCRIIRDTCTVLWEVLQPHYVKAPSNEEEWKGIATDFEKIWNSPNCIGAIDGKHVLIQAPAGAGSVYYNYKETHSIVLMAVCDAHYRFLIVDVGDSGRHSDGGVLAQSAFGQALESGTLSLPSSRELPGTATRAPYVFVGDEAFPLRTHMLRPYPGRNLPDAKAVFNYRLS
- the LOC134189797 gene encoding uncharacterized protein LOC134189797 is translated as MFKFVIYISVCTLAVTGQRADEAVISNRRALEASEIRVVVTSSPCSNETFRWNSEKRFIEVCNGVQWVGVDSCFNVWGSNFNPGASCKHLKQQGVEKNGIYWIQPPGATCPFQAYCDMKTDGGGWMLLYAYKHRGGTKYDLVTALPTSPDGYSHQLLNNMGISAGWAQELRFYCTTSHHNRVVHFKTNNRNIIQTAYDGKKHFSVSDWSSKTEKLTGHTAHLPDATTHIWAVTHQTAGFTDFPFYRSGYHWGIGPKYAPAGRFECDDFPNNYNYDTLHRVFVRD